The genomic stretch gtctcacatgatcaGTTGAATCCTTATTAAGCTAATGTtggcctatcttgttccatctcaattatttgccatgtttacatataaacttgatattcttatcttttgtatgcatcttatatgacttatctgttttagttccttgttatgttcgttttaacattttgtggctgggagaaccttgagttactccccactgactgtggcgttcatgtttacatgaatgacaagagctagttggtgcatttatggggtgaagacatgtgtgagctagcgagcactttggccttgtagtcggtttattaggattgattagactcaccttttttgtattgtcattcgagggatataattttcctcaccttgactatcacgtctgtataattttaatctttatttccgcactctttatttGTGTTTCAGTTTTGGTGAACCgacgctttaaattttaaaagttttaaaaattcaataaaattcttcattttattagttatattttccgcgttatcgcggggtgtcacaaaagGTGAAGTGGGCCTACGTGTGGGCAATGGAGCAAGAGTTTCTGCTTTAGCTGTAGAAACATTTCATTTATCGTTGCCTTCTGGCTTAGTTTTAAAACTAGATAATTGTTATCATGTACCTGCCATTAGCAGCAATATTATTTCTATTTCGTGTTTGGACATGAATGGTTTTGATATTCGAATAAAAGACAAATATTGTTCTATTATGCGTATGGTATTTTATATGGTCAAGCTCATATTGTTGATGGACCATATGTTCTAAATTTAACTAAGCAGGTCTATAACATTaatgccaaaagattaaaaactAATGATTCTAATCCTACTTATCTTTGGAACTTTCGTTTGGGTcatataaatgagaaacgcgtacaAAAACTTCATAAAGATGGACTTTTTGATTcatttgattttgaatcatttgaGAGATGCGAGTCTTGTTTGTTTGGAAAAATGACAAAAACGCCTTTTACTAGGTTACAGTGAGAGGACGGCTGATTTATCAGGCCTTATACATTCTGATATTTGTGGTCCAATGATTCATACTGCTAGAGGTGGATTTCAGTATTTCATAACATTTACCGATGATTTCTGTAGATATGGTTATGTTTACTTGATGAAACACAAGTCTgaatcctttgaaaaattcaaagaattttAGAATGAGGTGCAGAATCAGCTTGGCAAGACACTTAAAGCTTTACGATCTGATCGTGGAGGAGAATATTTGAGCCAAGAGTTTTGCGATCATCTTACAGGTTGTGGAATCATTTCACAACTAACTCCACCAGGAACACCACAATGGAATAATGTGTCTGAGAGGAGGAATCAGACTttgcttgatatggttcggtctatgatgagtcatgCTAATCTTCCAATTTCATTTTGGGGATCTGCACTTGAAACTTCTGCGTTCACACTTAACAAGTGTCCATCAAAGTCGGTAGAAAAGAcgccatatgagatatggactgGAAACGTTCCTAAGATGTCTTTCCTAAAGatttggggttgcgaggctttTGTAAGGAAGTTAATTCCTGAAAAACATGGCACTAAATCCGAAAAATACTTCTTTGTAGAGTATCCTAAGGAGACTAAAGGGGACTATTTCTACAACCCATCTAAGAGCAAAGTGTTTATAGCTTGGTATGGTGTCTGTTTGGAAAAAGAATTTCTTTCCAAAAGAACCATTGGGAGTAAAGTTGAACTCGAAGAAATTAGAGTGACACGGGAAATTCCTTCACCTAATGAGGAGGAACAACATTTAGATTTACAAAGTGTTGTAGTTTCTACTCTTGTGGAACCCGACCTACGTAGATCTGAAAGATCTAATTTTGGTAAGGATCCCGTAGGATATGGGTTCTTAGTGACTGAGCATCGTGATCTACTTTTAGTAGAGAATGATGAGCCAAGGTCATATAAAGAAGCAATGATGGGCTTTGACTCCGAaaaatggcttgaggccatgaaatctgAAATGGAATCTATGTACCATAACCAAGTATGGACTTTGGTTGATCCACCCGATGGTGTTAAAACCATTGAGTGTAAATGGGTCTTCAATAAGAAGATTGACATGGATAGAAATGTGGATATATATAAGGCGCGACTGGTAGCTGAAGGTTTCAAGCAAATTCATGGTATTGACTATGATGAAACCTATTCTCCAGTAGCGATGCTTAAGTCCATTCGGATTCTCCTAGCAGTTGCTGCATTttatgaatatgaaatttggcaaatggatgtgaaaacagcTTTCCTTAATTGAAATTTGCAAAAGGATGTGTACAtaacacaacctgaaggtttcataACACATGCTAGGAAGATTTGCAAGCTTCAACGATCCATttatggattgaagcaagcatcTCAGAGTTGGAATCTTCATTTTAATCAGGCAATCAAAGAGTTTGGTTTCCTTATAAACGAAGAAGAACCATGTGTGTACAAGAAGAATAGTGGGAGTGCAATTGCATTTCTGGTTCTTTATATCGATGGCATTCTCCTTAtgggaaatgacattccaatgctACAGTCCGTTAAAGACTGGCTTGGAAGTTGTTTTTCCATGAAAGATATGGATGATGCAGCTTACATCTTGGGTATTAAGATCTATAGAAATTGACCTAACAGACTTATTGGTCTGAGTCAAAGCACTTATATAGATAAGGTAATTCGACGTTTCAATATGATTGATTCCAAGAAAGGTTTCTTGCCTAAGTCTCATGGCATTACTCTTAGCAAGACTCAGTGTCCTTCATAGCCTGATGAGCAAGAGCGCATGAGTAAGATTCTCTATGCTTCCGCTATAGgttctatcatgtatgccatgttATGCATTCGTCCTGATGTAGCTTGTACATTGACTATGACGAGTAGATACCAAAATAATCCCGGTGAAGATCATTGGATAGCTGCCAAGAATATCCTAAAATATCTTAAGAGAACTAAGGATATGTTCTTAGTATTTGGTGGGGATGAAGAGCTCGTTGTAAGTGGGTACACCGATGCTAGTTTTCAAACTGATAGAGATGATTCTCGATCTCAATATGGATATGTATTCTTGCTAAATGGTGGAGTTGTTAGCTGGAAGAGTTCTAAACATGATACTGTGGCTGATTCTACAACAGAGACCGAGTATATTGCTGCTtcagaagcaacaaaggaagttgTTTGGATTAGGAAATTTGTTTGTGTACTTGGAGTGATTTCTAGCATTTCTAGCCCCAtagatgtttattgtgataataaTAGTGCTATTGCACAAGCTAAGGAACCGAGGTCATATCAAAAATCCAAACACATAGAGAGAAGATATCACCTTATCAGAGAGATCATTGATAGAGGTGATGTTAAGATATGCAGAGTACCGAGTGATGCAAATGTTGCAGATCCCTTAATAAAGCCTCTCCCGCAGTCTAAGCATGAGAGTCATAGAGCTGCCATTGGTCTAAGATGCATTAGCGAGTGGTCTTAGTCCTATTACGAGATCTTTGATTTAGTGGGAGTTTATTTGACAGGTTTAATTGGTTATATGTAACATTTACTTTATTTATTcaataaaattattatttaattttattcattttattgtttaattgaatGTTTGTTCCACAATAGTCAACATTAATTAAATAGATCACTAAGTACGTGACTTAGTTTTAGAACTTAATTTGGATGATGTTTTCTATTATAGTCTCTAATCAGGGCATTAAATTGGAACACTTGAATGCCTAAAATGATTAGTATATGAGCTAGTTGATGACTAAGTTCTTTAAGTCATGATATTGGGATATCAAACCAGGCATATGGGTACATGTTAGAGAACATGTATTAGACAGACCCGTTAAGAACTTTACTAAGGATTTACTTAGTGTCAGTAAAGTTTCTTATCACTAGTTAGTAGTGAATATATAGTCTTTAAACCTTAGATTTTCACTATTTTGTACATGCTAAGTAGTTTGTTTTGACATTGTCAAACGTCAGCCGTGACTGGTGACTATAACGTCAATGCTTTGACTTATTATGGATCATGTGATAGGATGTGATTAAACAACATGGGATTTGTTCCTTCCTTACTGAAGGGAGTTTATTGTTTCTGGCCTCTCGAAGAGTGTGAATTGTAAAATGCGTGGCCGCGCTCAGACGAGGTGATTTTCAGTCTTCTGCTTTAACAATATATTCAACTCAGAGATTCGAGAAAAATGATTGGTACATATAAGGTTGATACTTTTCCTACCTTAGTCTTGATTGGAACAATAGTAGCAAAAAGAGAGTTTTAATTGGACACAGTACAAGTGGGAGACTGTTGAATTTATGTCCGGAGTCCAATTAAGGTAACCCGGTTTATATTCTAGTTAACCGTAACGTTTTGCTAGAAGCCGCTTATGGACCGAGTCTTAAATGAGTTTAAGGACTCGTGTAGAATTAAATGGGCCCATTGGGTCACACACAAGATGAATAAGGTGCTTCCTTTTACAGTCGGATTGAAATATGGAAATAGGGCTCTAATTAGATTAGGCCCAGTTACGATTaaagttagggtttgattagaaaACTGAGTAATTAACCCCTATATATAGAGGTATATGGGAGTCAATTTTATCTATCCTATTCTTCTATGAGAATAATAGAAGTCTACCCTTGTACTAGCATACAAATCGTATCTCGTATTCATACGTGTGGATACTAGTGAAGGCACTAAAATTGGAGTGCTCTTGGTTATTTGTAGCAATTGGGTTATTCAGATCGGTCTTATTTTCTTATATTGATGGATATTATTGCTCATGGATTTATTCCGCTGCAAGGTAATTCGATTACTCTTTTATTTATGTTTAATTCTGATTTCTAATATGCATATAGTCCTGGAGATTTATCTATTAAAATAGTTTAAGGACCGACAAATCCCTTCACCTATAAGTAGAGAGATCCCTATGATATGTGTGTGTGCTAGAAGACCTAATACAAAGACCGTCCCTTCAGGCGGTTCATTCCAACCCTTCGTCATATAATCAGATACGTTTCCGCTCTACAATTTACCGAGTAATTTAGTATGAGATTTTTGACGTTTAGTCGGATTATTAAATCTAACATTAAATTAATAGAGCCAATTGAATCTCTAAGTGACTTTAGCTTAAGAACGTGGTTCCTACAATCCAATGAAGAAGAGTAGTTGAAGACCTCAGCCGATGATTTTAGTAATAACACCCACATATTAGTGCACCCAGACGGCCAGACCCATACCTATTATTTATCCACGGTCATCACTTGAAAATctattatctctctaaaattatttctCTAAAATTATCTCTGAAAAATCTCTTTTATGCATAACCCAGACACCGGCCATAGGCCGGACAACCACCAATCTTCTGAACCACCAAATGTCGACACCACTATGGACACGGAGAACCACCACTTTCCTTCGTTAACAAAGAATGTCAAAAGGAAAACCATTCATATTTCTGAATTCCACAACTCGGAGCACTCCACCTCCATGACAATAGATTCAAATGCACCATCCCAACAATTCTTATCAAGCCCTAAGATCGCTGCAACAGACTCTTCACCTCTATCATTTTGTGACAAAGTCCAAGGATATCGATGTGACAGTTCAGATCTAGTTGATCAACTTAATGCAGACTATGATATTGCTATCGATTCGGACGAAGACATTGGTGAAGATGGTGATGACGATTCAACATGTCCCAAGATACTTCTGTCCAAAGAGGAGAAAATCAATCTCCGTAGGCCTTGGCATCATGCGCTAATTATCAAAGTTTTTGATAAGAAAATCGGATATCTCTCATTGATTCGAAAACTTAATGCAAAGTGGTCAATTAAAGGCAAACTAACACTAATTGATATTAATGATGCATATTATGTGGCCAAATTCTCGTCTTTACAGGATTATGAGCGTGTTTTAACTCAAGGCCCGTGGATGGTTGATGATCACTACATTACCATTCGCAAATGGATCCCAAATTTTGTCCCTTGTGATGATGAAATCAAATTTATTACCGCTTGGGTTCGTATTCCGAATCTACCAGTTGAATACTTCAACGAAGGATTCCTAAGGCGTGTTGGAGAGAAAATAGGGAAAGTCATAAGGATTGATAAAAATACAGCTCTTGCGGAACGAGGGCAATTTACTCGTGTGAGCGTCGAAGTTAATATTGATAAACCTCTGCTTTCGAAGTTTTGGTTGAACGGGAAAATATATCGTATCCAGTATGAAGGTCTAAAATCCATTTGTTTCAAGTGTGGAAAAATTGGCCATGCAGCAGAGCATTGTTCGTTAAGTGCAGGTAGCATCATTAATGATGGAAATACAGAGCACAATAATAACAGTCCGAATAAAAATCTTATTCACAAGACTCCATCTAGCAACCCGGTCCCAGAACTTACGGAAAAATTTGGAGATTGGATGCTAGTTAAGAAACCTCCGAGAAGAAGAGCTCCACCAAAGGTCGATAAACCATTTGGGACGAATACAGGGAATGGAGAGTCAAGCATATTCAATTTTGGAAAAAATATTTCCGGGTCAAGATACGATATCCTCAATTTCAATCCCCAAGATTCTAGTGATAATATAATTCAACCAGTTATTCAGTCAAAGATAATTCCACCTATAATTCCTAATTTTGCTCCACAAAATATCCACCAAAATATTCCTTCCTTAACCAAAAACAATCAATCGTTTATTTCCAAAAATACT from Silene latifolia isolate original U9 population chromosome 5, ASM4854445v1, whole genome shotgun sequence encodes the following:
- the LOC141655227 gene encoding secreted RxLR effector protein 161-like; this encodes MSKILYASAIGSIMYAMLCIRPDVACTLTMTSRYQNNPGEDHWIAAKNILKYLKRTKDMFLVFGGDEELVVSGYTDASFQTDRDDSRSQYGYVFLLNGGVVSWKSSKHDTVADSTTETEYIAASEATKEVVWIRKFVCVLGVISSISSPIDVYCDNNSAIAQAKEPRSYQKSKHIERRYHLIREIIDRGDVKICRVPSDANVADPLIKPLPQSKHESHRAAIGLRCISEWS